One Natronomonas moolapensis 8.8.11 genomic region harbors:
- a CDS encoding DUF5787 family protein, which yields MREFAFELAACAALEADSDGVVARQLGTHTRIVDVVEVLPGPEFERRIEITPEAIPGPAIESDVGVGRARRPRAAIDVSPRRAVAIADRATEIGFFETERRSGQRYVRQASPYPDWIGGLRAIENKPDLDRPGELELQLRKDVSLALFDEVVLATESYVTGAHLNRIPDPVGVWRLDPEAGTFEVVRAAESLPSDEPGTAVIEASPAKIDIELVGADEKAALRRRVAERAYGKGWRPDQLPGCTKVEPQGPSFGGDDVLPYCAWKGRFVDPARECGPECGGHAPADPPSTDADAVRDARTPWAADPDGVASEQVGLDRFGCE from the coding sequence GTGCGGGAGTTCGCCTTCGAACTCGCGGCGTGTGCCGCCCTCGAAGCCGACAGCGACGGCGTCGTCGCCCGGCAGCTCGGAACCCACACACGGATCGTCGACGTGGTCGAGGTGCTGCCGGGGCCGGAGTTCGAACGCCGGATCGAGATCACCCCCGAGGCGATCCCCGGACCTGCCATCGAGAGCGACGTCGGCGTCGGGCGTGCGCGCCGGCCGCGGGCGGCGATCGACGTCAGCCCGAGGCGTGCGGTCGCGATCGCCGACCGCGCCACCGAGATCGGCTTCTTCGAAACTGAACGTCGCAGCGGCCAGCGGTACGTCCGGCAGGCGAGTCCGTATCCCGACTGGATCGGCGGGTTGCGAGCCATCGAGAACAAACCCGACCTCGACCGTCCCGGCGAGCTCGAACTCCAGTTGCGCAAGGACGTCTCGTTGGCGCTGTTCGACGAGGTGGTCCTCGCCACCGAGTCTTACGTGACCGGCGCGCATCTGAACCGGATTCCCGACCCGGTGGGCGTGTGGCGCCTCGACCCCGAGGCGGGCACGTTCGAGGTCGTCCGGGCGGCCGAGTCGCTGCCGAGCGACGAGCCGGGAACGGCCGTCATCGAGGCGTCCCCGGCCAAAATCGATATCGAACTCGTCGGCGCGGACGAGAAGGCCGCGCTCCGGCGGCGGGTCGCCGAACGCGCCTACGGGAAGGGCTGGCGCCCCGACCAGCTTCCAGGCTGTACAAAAGTGGAGCCACAGGGCCCATCGTTCGGCGGAGACGACGTGTTGCCCTACTGTGCGTGGAAGGGGCGATTCGTCGATCCGGCCCGCGAGTGTGGCCCCGAGTGCGGGGGCCACGCGCCCGCCGACCCGCCGTCGACCGATGCCGACGCCGTCAGGGACGCGCGGACGCCGTGGGCCGCCGACCCGGACGGCGTCGCGAGCGAGCAGGTCGGCCTCGATCGCTTCGGATGCGAGTAA
- a CDS encoding transcription initiation factor IIB: MSEHTRTRTTETETEAETDHEETTGCPECGGRLAADSEHGETVCRDCGLVVEEDEIDRGPEWRAFDSAEKDQKSRVGAPTTNMMHDKGLSTNIDWRDQDAYGNSLDSRQRQKMQRLRKWNERFRTRDSKERNLKQALGEIDRMASALGLPENVRETASVIYRRALDDNLLPGRSIEGVSTASVYAAARQAGVPRSLDEVAGVSRVEKSEIARTYRYVVRELGLEVAPADPESYVPRFASDLDLSEEAENRARKLLGNAKEQGVHSGKSPVGLAAAAVYAASLLTNEKTTQAAVSEVADISEVTIRNRYHELLEAEQDLAFA; the protein is encoded by the coding sequence ATGAGCGAACATACACGAACACGGACGACCGAGACCGAGACCGAAGCGGAGACCGACCACGAGGAGACGACCGGCTGCCCGGAGTGCGGCGGCCGACTCGCCGCCGATTCGGAGCACGGCGAGACAGTCTGTCGGGACTGTGGCCTCGTCGTCGAGGAGGACGAGATCGACCGCGGGCCCGAGTGGCGCGCCTTCGACAGCGCCGAGAAGGATCAAAAGTCCCGCGTCGGCGCCCCCACCACCAACATGATGCACGACAAGGGGCTCTCCACCAACATCGACTGGCGCGATCAGGACGCCTACGGGAACTCCCTGGACTCCCGGCAACGCCAGAAGATGCAGCGACTCCGCAAGTGGAACGAGCGCTTCCGCACGCGGGACTCCAAGGAGCGCAACCTCAAACAGGCCCTCGGCGAAATCGACCGCATGGCCTCCGCGCTCGGTCTCCCCGAAAACGTCCGCGAAACCGCCTCCGTCATCTACCGCCGCGCGCTCGACGACAACCTCCTCCCCGGACGCTCCATCGAAGGCGTCTCGACGGCGTCCGTGTACGCCGCCGCCAGACAGGCCGGCGTCCCGCGCAGCCTCGACGAGGTCGCGGGCGTCTCCCGCGTCGAAAAGAGCGAAATCGCCCGCACCTACCGCTACGTCGTCCGCGAACTCGGCCTCGAGGTCGCGCCTGCGGATCCCGAAAGCTACGTGCCGCGCTTCGCCAGCGACCTCGATCTCTCCGAGGAGGCCGAAAACCGCGCGCGCAAGCTGCTCGGCAACGCCAAAGAGCAGGGCGTCCACTCGGGGAAGTCGCCGGTGGGGCTGGCGGCCGCCGCGGTGTACGCCGCCTCGCTGCTCACCAACGAGAAGACGACCCAGGCCGCGGTCTCGGAGGTCGCGGACATCTCCGAGGTCACCATCCGCAACCGCTATCACGAACTGCTCGAAGCCGAACAGGACCTCGCGTTCGCATAG
- a CDS encoding deoxyribose-phosphate aldolase, with amino-acid sequence MDRDAFAARIDHTVLGPETTPGAVEAAPDTATEHGMNACVPPYYLPDAAEYAPAVTLVTVCGFPHGQAAPEAKEIAAEAGVAFIETATGFSAAGATAEDVGIMSEYLPVKASGGIGGFEAALSMFEAGADRVGASAGAAIVEGFDAEAVATASFDPGAE; translated from the coding sequence ATGGACCGTGACGCGTTCGCTGCCCGCATAGATCACACCGTCCTCGGGCCGGAGACGACACCCGGGGCGGTGGAGGCGGCCCCCGACACTGCCACGGAACACGGGATGAACGCCTGCGTTCCGCCGTATTATCTCCCCGACGCCGCCGAGTACGCGCCGGCGGTGACGCTCGTCACCGTCTGTGGGTTTCCCCACGGCCAGGCGGCCCCGGAAGCCAAGGAGATCGCCGCCGAGGCCGGCGTAGCCTTCATCGAGACCGCGACCGGGTTCTCCGCCGCCGGCGCGACCGCCGAGGACGTCGGTATCATGTCGGAGTACCTCCCGGTGAAAGCAAGCGGCGGGATCGGCGGCTTCGAGGCGGCGCTGTCGATGTTCGAAGCGGGAGCCGATCGGGTCGGCGCGTCCGCCGGGGCGGCCATCGTCGAGGGCTTCGACGCCGAGGCGGTGGCGACGGCGTCGTTCGATCCCGGGGCGGAATGA
- a CDS encoding tRNA (N(6)-L-threonylcarbamoyladenosine(37)-C(2))-methylthiotransferase → MATYHIETYGCTSNRGESRRIERSLRDAGHRPVEGTAEADVAILNTCTVVEKTERNMLRRAEELESETADLIVTGCMALAQGEAFADLDVQVLHWEDVPSAVTNGECPTTTPDAEPILDGVVGILPIARGCMSNCSYCITKFATGRVDSPTIEANVEKARALVHAGAKEIRVTGQDTGVYGWDTGERKLPELLDRICDIDGEFRVRLGMANPGGIHGIHEELADVFADNRKLYDFIHAPVQSGSDEVLEAMRRQHRVGKFREVVDTFEGRLDHWTLSTDFIVGFPTETEADFERSMALLADVRPEKINVTRFSKRPGTDAAEMKGLGGTIKKERSKAMSELKREICTETHASMVGETHEVLAVEPGTGDSIKCRDEAYRQVIVTDAAERGVEVGDLLEVEVTAHEAMYCFGEPI, encoded by the coding sequence ATGGCCACCTACCACATCGAGACGTACGGCTGCACTTCCAACCGTGGGGAGAGCCGCCGGATCGAGCGCTCTCTCCGGGACGCGGGCCACCGCCCCGTCGAGGGGACCGCGGAAGCGGATGTGGCCATTCTCAACACCTGTACCGTCGTCGAGAAGACCGAGCGCAACATGCTGCGCCGCGCCGAGGAGCTCGAATCCGAGACGGCCGACCTGATCGTCACCGGCTGTATGGCGCTCGCGCAGGGCGAGGCGTTCGCCGACCTCGACGTCCAGGTGCTACACTGGGAGGACGTCCCCTCGGCGGTCACGAACGGGGAGTGCCCGACGACGACCCCGGACGCCGAACCGATCCTCGACGGCGTCGTCGGCATCCTTCCGATCGCCCGCGGCTGTATGAGCAACTGTTCGTACTGCATCACGAAGTTCGCGACCGGACGGGTCGACTCCCCCACGATCGAGGCGAACGTCGAAAAGGCGAGGGCGCTGGTCCACGCGGGCGCGAAAGAGATCCGCGTCACCGGCCAGGACACCGGCGTCTACGGCTGGGACACGGGCGAGCGGAAGCTCCCCGAGTTGCTCGATCGGATCTGCGACATCGACGGGGAGTTCCGCGTTCGGCTCGGGATGGCCAACCCTGGCGGCATCCACGGCATCCACGAGGAACTCGCGGACGTCTTCGCCGACAACCGGAAGCTCTATGATTTCATCCACGCGCCGGTTCAGTCGGGCTCCGACGAGGTGCTCGAGGCGATGCGCCGCCAACACCGCGTCGGGAAGTTCCGCGAGGTCGTCGACACCTTCGAGGGTCGCCTCGACCACTGGACCCTCTCGACGGACTTCATTGTCGGGTTCCCGACCGAAACGGAGGCGGACTTCGAGCGCTCGATGGCGCTTCTGGCCGACGTCCGCCCCGAAAAAATCAACGTCACCCGGTTCTCGAAGCGCCCCGGTACCGACGCCGCCGAGATGAAGGGTCTCGGCGGGACAATAAAAAAAGAGCGCTCAAAAGCGATGTCGGAGTTGAAACGCGAGATCTGCACCGAGACCCACGCTTCGATGGTCGGCGAGACCCACGAGGTACTCGCCGTCGAACCCGGAACCGGCGACTCGATCAAGTGCCGCGACGAGGCCTACCGACAGGTGATCGTCACTGACGCGGCCGAGCGCGGCGTCGAGGTCGGAGACCTCCTTGAGGTCGAGGTTACCGCCCACGAGGCGATGTACTGCTTCGGTGAGCCGATCTGA
- a CDS encoding cation diffusion facilitator family transporter — protein MSDTAVAEAGLDADAARRGFTRASVVNVLGNAIKIVVEAAVGLAFGSVALLADAAHSVADLVASVVVLVWGRSVYDDPDTNHPHGHQRVEPLAALFVGTVVVLLGLNLLYDSAQGLIEGPSVRFDLLLVGALAFSMADMYLLYWYTVHVNATVESSALSALAVDCRNDIYTSVAALVGVAGVFFGYPALDAAAGGLVSLLVVYQGVEIGRENVSYLIGAAPSDEQRRAVADALRSHPAVSGVHDLVVFYDGTDLEVEAHVEVDGELTLVEAHDIETELVAALRSLEDVGDVHLHLDPEGIGEWKDAAER, from the coding sequence GTGAGCGACACCGCCGTCGCCGAAGCGGGACTCGACGCCGACGCCGCGAGGCGCGGCTTCACCCGCGCGAGCGTCGTCAACGTCCTCGGGAACGCGATCAAGATCGTCGTCGAGGCCGCCGTCGGTCTCGCGTTCGGTTCGGTGGCGCTTTTGGCCGACGCCGCCCACTCTGTCGCCGACCTGGTCGCGAGCGTCGTCGTGTTGGTGTGGGGCCGGAGCGTCTACGACGACCCCGATACGAACCACCCACACGGCCACCAGCGCGTCGAACCGCTCGCCGCGCTGTTCGTCGGCACCGTCGTCGTGCTCTTGGGGCTCAACCTCCTCTATGACTCCGCACAGGGTCTCATCGAGGGGCCGTCGGTCCGGTTCGACCTCCTGCTCGTCGGCGCGTTGGCGTTCTCGATGGCCGATATGTACCTGTTGTACTGGTACACCGTCCACGTCAACGCGACGGTCGAGTCCTCGGCGCTCTCGGCGCTGGCAGTCGACTGTCGCAACGACATCTACACGTCGGTCGCCGCCCTGGTCGGCGTCGCCGGCGTCTTCTTCGGGTATCCGGCTCTCGACGCCGCCGCCGGCGGCCTCGTGAGCCTTCTCGTCGTCTACCAAGGCGTCGAGATCGGCCGCGAGAACGTCTCATATCTCATCGGCGCGGCTCCGAGCGACGAGCAGCGCCGGGCGGTCGCCGACGCTCTCCGGTCGCACCCGGCGGTCTCGGGCGTCCACGACCTCGTCGTCTTCTACGACGGCACTGACCTCGAGGTCGAAGCCCACGTCGAGGTCGACGGCGAGTTGACGCTCGTCGAGGCCCACGACATCGAGACCGAACTCGTCGCGGCGCTGCGGTCGCTGGAGGACGTCGGTGACGTCCACCTGCATCTCGACCCCGAGGGCATCGGCGAGTGGAAAGACGCCGCCGAGCGGTAG
- a CDS encoding HIT family protein — protein sequence MERMFAPWRIEWVERDGSEAGVDGCPFCVLPDRDDAREARVAAESEHAFVLLNNYPYNPGHVMVIPRPHTGDYTDLDAAVLSDHARLKQRTMTALEAAFAPDGLNVGLNLGDASGGSVDDHLHTHVVPRWDGDTNFMPVCSDTKVIVQALEESYDRLREAFAEQPGTRTADDGAVLVGE from the coding sequence ATGGAGCGAATGTTCGCCCCCTGGCGCATCGAGTGGGTCGAACGCGACGGCTCGGAGGCCGGCGTCGACGGGTGTCCGTTCTGCGTCCTCCCCGACCGGGACGACGCCCGCGAGGCGCGCGTCGCCGCCGAGTCCGAACACGCGTTCGTCCTCCTGAACAACTACCCGTACAACCCGGGCCACGTTATGGTGATCCCGCGGCCTCACACCGGCGACTACACCGACCTCGACGCGGCCGTGCTCTCGGATCACGCCCGGCTCAAACAGCGGACGATGACGGCGCTCGAGGCGGCGTTCGCCCCCGACGGCCTCAACGTCGGGCTCAACCTCGGCGACGCCTCCGGCGGCTCCGTCGACGACCACCTCCACACCCACGTCGTCCCGCGGTGGGACGGCGACACGAACTTCATGCCGGTTTGCTCGGACACGAAGGTCATCGTCCAGGCCCTGGAGGAGAGCTACGACCGACTCCGGGAGGCCTTCGCCGAACAGCCGGGGACGCGGACGGCCGACGACGGCGCGGTACTGGTCGGCGAGTGA
- a CDS encoding DUF7835 family putative zinc beta-ribbon protein has translation MSTRLDDDGGMTERCETCGRETLHDVSIHLRTESRRAKNAEFSREPYRVATCRCCGAERSLRMNDA, from the coding sequence ATGTCGACGCGACTCGACGACGACGGCGGAATGACCGAGCGCTGTGAGACGTGCGGCCGCGAGACGCTCCACGACGTCTCGATTCACCTCCGAACCGAGAGCCGTCGGGCGAAGAACGCCGAGTTCTCGCGGGAGCCCTACCGCGTCGCGACCTGCCGGTGTTGTGGGGCCGAGCGATCGCTCCGGATGAACGACGCTTGA
- a CDS encoding class I fructose-bisphosphate aldolase encodes MIPIDDTPLCRDGKVLILAYDHGLEHGPVDFEGVPESADPRRIFEAATHPAVTSVAVQKGLAEAYYPSYEESVSLLAKLNGTSNLWMGEPDSSVNCSVEYAAELGASSVGFTIYGGSNNEIEMAEEFRDAQEAAREHDLPVVMWSYPRGQGLKNDTKPSTISYAARLALELGADVAKVKHPGSHSAMEDAVRMAGKTKVVMSGGSKRSDRAFLRSVKETIDAGGNGLAVGRNVWQRENPERILDALEAVIFEEATVDEALAAVE; translated from the coding sequence ATGATTCCGATCGACGACACGCCCCTGTGTCGGGACGGGAAAGTACTCATTTTGGCCTACGACCACGGCCTCGAACACGGTCCCGTCGACTTCGAGGGAGTTCCCGAAAGCGCCGACCCACGGCGCATCTTCGAGGCTGCCACCCACCCCGCGGTCACGTCGGTCGCCGTCCAGAAGGGTCTCGCGGAGGCGTACTATCCCAGCTACGAGGAGAGCGTCTCCCTCCTGGCCAAGCTCAACGGGACCTCGAACCTCTGGATGGGCGAACCCGACTCGTCGGTCAACTGCTCCGTCGAGTACGCCGCCGAACTCGGCGCCTCGTCGGTCGGTTTTACGATCTATGGCGGCTCGAACAACGAGATCGAGATGGCAGAGGAGTTCCGCGATGCCCAGGAGGCCGCCCGCGAGCACGACCTCCCCGTCGTGATGTGGTCGTACCCGCGCGGGCAGGGCCTCAAGAACGATACCAAGCCCTCGACGATCTCCTACGCCGCACGGCTCGCCCTCGAGTTGGGCGCAGACGTCGCCAAGGTCAAACACCCCGGCAGCCACTCGGCGATGGAAGACGCAGTCCGAATGGCCGGCAAGACGAAAGTCGTCATGTCCGGCGGCTCCAAGCGCAGCGATCGAGCCTTCCTCCGGAGCGTCAAAGAGACGATCGACGCAGGGGGCAACGGCCTGGCCGTCGGCCGGAACGTCTGGCAACGCGAGAACCCCGAGCGCATCCTCGACGCGCTCGAGGCGGTCATCTTCGAGGAGGCGACCGTCGACGAGGCGCTCGCCGCAGTCGAGTAG
- a CDS encoding class 1 fructose-bisphosphatase: MADAPDAIDAVVDAIASTAPEIRSGLAGRRAYDDGANPSGDRQLEADVYADRLLEERLLGIDSIAGYASEERDSVVAPDAAGGAADGDRHYVAVDPLDGSSNLKSNNTMGTLFGVYDEPLPAGGSALVASGFVLYGPITTMALAREGTVTKSVIDEGTRRVVDPDLTLPEEPTVYGFGGRVPRWRANFSAYVSEVESELKLRYGGAMIGDVNQVLTYGGIFGYPGLRERPEGKLRLCFEGHPIAHIVETAGGASSNGEQSLLSLTPDRLHERTPLFVGNESYVDRLEAALG; the protein is encoded by the coding sequence ATGGCGGACGCTCCCGACGCCATCGACGCCGTCGTCGACGCGATCGCCTCGACCGCCCCGGAGATCCGTTCGGGGCTTGCCGGCCGTCGCGCCTACGACGACGGCGCGAACCCCTCGGGCGATCGCCAACTCGAGGCCGACGTCTACGCCGACAGGCTCCTCGAGGAGCGGCTCCTCGGAATCGACTCGATCGCGGGATACGCGAGCGAGGAGCGCGACTCGGTCGTCGCCCCCGACGCCGCTGGGGGGGCCGCAGATGGGGACCGACACTACGTGGCGGTCGATCCTCTCGACGGCTCCTCGAACCTCAAATCGAACAACACGATGGGGACGCTGTTCGGCGTCTACGACGAACCGCTGCCGGCCGGCGGGTCGGCGCTCGTCGCCAGCGGATTCGTCCTCTACGGCCCGATCACCACGATGGCCCTCGCCCGCGAGGGAACGGTCACCAAGTCCGTGATCGACGAGGGGACCCGGCGGGTCGTCGACCCGGACCTGACGCTCCCCGAGGAGCCGACCGTCTACGGGTTCGGGGGGCGCGTTCCCCGGTGGCGCGCTAACTTTTCGGCGTACGTCTCCGAGGTCGAATCGGAGCTGAAACTCCGCTACGGCGGCGCGATGATCGGGGACGTAAACCAGGTGTTGACCTACGGCGGGATCTTCGGCTATCCCGGCCTCCGGGAGCGTCCCGAGGGCAAACTCCGGTTGTGTTTCGAGGGGCATCCGATCGCACACATCGTCGAGACAGCCGGGGGCGCCTCCTCGAACGGCGAGCAGTCGCTGCTGTCGTTGACGCCCGATCGACTCCACGAGCGCACGCCGCTTTTTGTCGGCAACGAGTCGTACGTCGACCGACTCGAGGCCGCACTCGGGTGA
- a CDS encoding Nmad3 family putative nucleotide modification protein, giving the protein MSGTEGRFECVPIPESGPTRSDADVPTYGGLDLPTDASRIADTSVHLDPTFAGVHGSAAYTCGDPQT; this is encoded by the coding sequence ATTTCGGGGACCGAGGGGCGCTTCGAGTGCGTCCCGATCCCTGAATCCGGGCCGACCCGCTCCGACGCCGACGTGCCGACCTACGGCGGGCTGGACCTCCCGACCGACGCCTCCCGGATCGCCGACACGTCGGTGCATCTCGACCCGACGTTTGCTGGCGTCCACGGCAGTGCCGCCTACACCTGCGGCGACCCGCAGACGTAG
- a CDS encoding DUF460 domain-containing protein gives MSTRTSALNNRILGVDIQSGDVRGDAPSYAVVTYDGETIERDVVSLRKLHRRIGSEEPAIVATDNTYELAEDKAGLIRFLRGLPSETKLVQVTGDERPEPLSRVAARHGVPYGKQPMEEAEAAARLAARNVGYEVSAFTNTTEIKVSRGRSTGSGGWSEDRFTRRIHGSVKKAAREVESELDAAALEYERDVTEKYGGYSQARFEVEATPAELPVSEHRAGDTRIEIERERRDGIEYRPLAKRRDHVVVGIDPGTTTAVAVTDLDGDVLDVWSSRTVDTADVIEWIIEHGRPIVVAADVEPMPETVEKIRRSFDAADWIPDSDLSVDRKLHRTREEHYNNDHERDAMAAALFAYDDHADQFERIAEKVPPQFDRGEVIAAVVSGDESVESALEGMRDEDGDEPEESTHDPRELTDDEKEIKRLKDRVQRLETHVEELEATVSQKDERIEELESELSEARREERRDARERREVTRLERETERLKRELSEAESANERLEDKLERLKELWKLDHSNFADVAERKRGLVPVKPIEQFTKDAIRRADEAYGVAPDDVVYLRDASGAGRETAERLAAYDPRVVLRDGGLSEQADEVLFEHEVPVGSASEVAIQEVDELAVARESEVEAVIEDWNDRAAERRRERKAAEIDQLISEHRARDPERSG, from the coding sequence GTGAGCACGCGAACGAGCGCCCTGAACAACCGGATCCTCGGCGTCGACATCCAAAGCGGCGACGTTCGGGGCGACGCCCCGTCCTACGCCGTCGTCACCTACGACGGGGAGACGATAGAGCGCGACGTCGTCTCGCTGCGGAAGCTCCACCGCCGGATCGGGAGTGAGGAGCCGGCCATCGTAGCGACGGACAACACCTACGAACTCGCCGAGGACAAAGCGGGGTTGATCCGATTCCTCCGGGGGTTGCCCTCCGAGACGAAACTCGTCCAGGTGACGGGCGACGAGCGGCCGGAGCCGCTCTCGCGGGTCGCCGCCCGCCACGGCGTTCCCTACGGCAAACAGCCGATGGAAGAGGCCGAGGCGGCGGCCCGGCTCGCGGCCAGAAACGTCGGCTACGAGGTCTCGGCGTTCACCAACACGACCGAAATCAAGGTTTCGCGGGGGCGCTCGACGGGGAGCGGCGGCTGGAGCGAGGACCGCTTCACCCGCCGGATTCACGGCTCCGTTAAAAAGGCCGCACGCGAGGTCGAGTCGGAACTCGACGCGGCGGCCCTCGAGTACGAACGGGACGTGACAGAGAAGTACGGCGGCTATTCGCAGGCCCGTTTCGAGGTCGAGGCGACGCCCGCCGAGCTCCCCGTCTCCGAGCACCGCGCCGGGGACACCCGGATCGAGATCGAGCGCGAGCGTCGCGACGGGATCGAGTACCGACCGCTGGCGAAGCGTCGCGACCACGTCGTCGTGGGGATTGATCCCGGCACGACCACCGCCGTCGCCGTGACCGATCTCGACGGGGACGTTCTCGACGTGTGGTCGAGTCGAACGGTCGATACGGCCGACGTGATCGAGTGGATCATCGAACACGGCCGGCCGATCGTCGTCGCCGCCGACGTCGAGCCGATGCCCGAGACCGTAGAAAAGATCAGGCGGAGCTTCGACGCCGCCGACTGGATCCCCGACAGCGACCTCTCGGTCGACCGGAAGCTCCACCGGACGCGGGAGGAGCACTACAATAACGATCACGAGCGTGACGCGATGGCGGCGGCACTGTTTGCCTACGACGATCACGCAGACCAATTCGAGCGGATTGCCGAGAAGGTCCCCCCACAGTTCGACCGCGGGGAGGTCATCGCCGCGGTCGTCTCCGGCGACGAAAGCGTCGAGTCTGCCCTCGAGGGGATGCGTGACGAGGACGGGGACGAACCCGAGGAGTCGACCCACGACCCCCGGGAGCTCACCGACGACGAAAAGGAGATCAAACGGCTCAAGGACCGCGTCCAGCGCCTCGAAACACACGTCGAGGAACTCGAAGCGACGGTCTCACAGAAGGACGAGCGGATCGAGGAGTTGGAGTCAGAGCTCTCCGAGGCCCGCCGCGAGGAGCGCCGGGACGCCAGAGAACGCCGCGAGGTAACCCGGCTCGAACGGGAGACCGAACGGCTCAAGCGGGAGCTCTCCGAGGCCGAATCGGCGAACGAACGACTGGAGGACAAACTCGAACGGCTCAAGGAGCTGTGGAAGCTCGACCACTCGAACTTCGCCGACGTGGCGGAACGAAAACGCGGTCTCGTCCCGGTCAAACCGATCGAGCAGTTCACCAAGGACGCGATCCGGCGCGCGGACGAAGCGTACGGCGTCGCCCCCGACGACGTCGTCTACCTCCGTGACGCAAGCGGCGCCGGACGCGAAACCGCCGAACGGCTGGCAGCGTACGATCCACGCGTCGTACTCCGGGATGGTGGCCTCTCCGAACAGGCCGACGAGGTCCTCTTCGAGCACGAGGTTCCGGTCGGTTCGGCCTCGGAGGTTGCGATCCAGGAAGTCGACGAACTCGCTGTCGCCCGCGAAAGCGAGGTCGAGGCCGTGATCGAGGACTGGAACGATCGGGCGGCCGAGCGGCGACGCGAGCGGAAGGCCGCCGAAATCGACCAGTTGATAAGCGAACACCGAGCGCGGGATCCCGAGCGGAGCGGTTGA
- a CDS encoding CBS domain-containing protein gives MSEHATLVEEAMTETLEIIQPEETVSTAATEMRRRGLGALLVTTAPPAIVTKSDILDAAADGRDPTTATVEVVMTQPAEAVPPDCPLNEAAAMMTTFDTDHIPVADDDFLGMVSMADITARES, from the coding sequence ATGAGCGAACACGCCACACTCGTCGAAGAGGCGATGACGGAAACATTGGAGATCATCCAGCCGGAGGAGACGGTGTCGACGGCGGCGACCGAGATGCGAAGACGGGGGCTGGGCGCGCTGTTGGTGACGACGGCTCCACCTGCGATCGTGACGAAAAGCGACATCCTCGACGCCGCCGCCGACGGCCGTGATCCGACCACCGCCACCGTCGAGGTGGTGATGACACAACCCGCCGAGGCCGTCCCGCCGGACTGTCCGCTGAACGAGGCCGCCGCGATGATGACGACGTTCGACACGGATCACATCCCCGTCGCAGACGACGATTTCCTCGGGATGGTTTCGATGGCGGATATCACCGCCCGGGAGTCGTGA